In Lactiplantibacillus pentosus, the sequence AAACCAGAATAGCCCAGTAGTTCAACCAACGCGAGCCCGACAAAACGTGCGGTAACTTTGTCTTGGGCATGAACAACAAGTAACACACCCACAATTGGTTTTGCAAATGAAACCAACAGTGTGACCAGTACTAAGGACTTATATTTGACAGCGACTCTTTGCTCACCAGCCCAAAAGTTAAATACCGATGAGGTCCAGACCATCAATAACATTGCTAACATCTGAGTAGTCGTTAACGAGAAAATGGCATTCCAGAACTGATGAAAAATCAGATAGATAATCGTCCAGACCAAGACCAACAAAATTGTCAGCCCCTGCAACGCTGATGAATACTCACTGCGATTTTGATCAAATTTTACCAAACCTTGTGTATAAGCACCGTAACACAGATTCAATGACACAATGATGGTCACGATCGTTAGCCAGGAAGATAACACGTTAAATTGACCATATTCTGAAGCAGACAGCAACCGTGTGAAGATGGGGGTTGCAATGATGGAAATCCCTTTCTCTAAGAAGGCACAGATCAGAAACCAAATTGAAGCCTTAATTTGAACAGGAAAAGATCGATATTTATTTTTGATACTGACTAACATAACTTCTCCTCTCTCATTAGGTCGCTGCGTTATGACCTTCTCTGACGGGCTAACTGACCTGCCACTGGTTTTGACCGGATCTTCGGCGAACATACTGCAGTTCGTCCGGACAGCCGCCCCTTTTGATCATCCTGACTAACCACAATCATTCGAATGTGATCTGGCATTCCAATCGAACCAACTAATATTGTGCGAACAAACAAGTTTCAATCTGCTGCTCACAAAACTAACACCGCGTAACTCGCAGCGACGTTTCACCGTACGCGCTCACTTGCAAACCAAATGACCCTGAAGCTGAGATAATTGATGACAAACTGAAAATTGTTTTTAGTCGTAAACATCGCTTTGATAATTCGATAACAAGCATGGGCAATTTTCTTGTTTCTCAACGCGTACATTGCCAATTCAAAATGATACTGGCCACGATTGAACTTTTGGCGCATCGGCTCATCATTTATTTTGGCGAATAAATCATAGTCGTCAGATTTAAAGGTGTCGTGGCCGATACGTTTTCGTTGCGCATATAATTTCTGAATATATCGCGAAACAATGTAGGTCTTCCAAGCATTACTCGTCATGCTATTGTCACGCAAGCGATACTTCAAAACTTGCGCATTGATCGACCCAATTTTCAAACCACTGGCGAGCATCCGCAGCCAGAGATCGTAGTCTTCTGCAGTTGGTAACAGTCGATATCCACCAACCTGTTCAATAGCTGACTTGCGCATCAACACAGTCGGGTGAATAATGGTCGACCCATACGGCAACAATTTCGCAATCAGCCGTTCATCTTCCGGGATTATCGACTTTCCGCCAGTCACGATGCCATTTTCATCCATGTAAGCAATGTTTCCGGAGACCAAATCAAGGTGCCGTCGTTTGAGCTCGTCCAACTCCAGCTCCAGTCTCCTCGGTTCTGAAATGTCATCTGCGTCCATGCGAGCAATCAGTTCATTACTGGCTAACTCGATTGCCTTATTGAGGCTCGCCGCTAAACCGATATTTTCTCGGTTCAACACTAGCTTAATGATATCCGTCTGGTGATCGTAATCCTGCAGTAATGCTTTCAAATCACTTTGATTGGGATCGTCGAGTACAATGATGAACTCAGTTGGTAAATAGGTTTGTCTCAAAATAGAACTAATCGCTTGCTGGACCTGTTCAGGCCGCTCGTTGTAAACGCTCATAACTACGCTGATTTCCATGTTCTCTCCTCATTCTGTGGTTCGGTTGAAAATAAGTAACACATAAATATAATTGATGTCAAAACAACACCGCTCCGAGCGACTTCACCCTTATAGTTCGCAATTATCAGGACGACAAAAAATGCTAGAAACAGCATGGACCCGCGAACTTTGACCTCAGCTTTTTGATGACAAGTGATTAAGTGGGCAATAATCGTGCTATAAAGAATGCCCATGTAAACTAGGCCACCCATAAACAGGTCGTTGATATAACCAATATCAGAAGTGCCAAACCAAATATTGCTGGTATTTCCACCATAAACGCGCACACCGTATCCAAATAGCCAGGACCACAGGCCGGTCGGAAATAGCAAAAACGAGTCGGTCAATTGTTCATAATTTCCTTGCTTATTGCCCTCAAATACAAGTGCCAATGTATCCTCGAAGCCGCTAACGATCCAAGTATAGGTGTCTGGCTGGATAGCTTGTAAAAAAGACAGTCCTAAGAAGACAAATCCGATACTCATGGCAACTAACACACTGCCTTGTACGAATCCTTGAAAGCTAGCTGCCATTCGCTTTGCTAACATCAAGGCAAAACCAAACACTAACGTCACCAAACCAGTACGGCCATTCAGCACAATAATGAACACACAAAATGGTAGAAACCAATAATATTTTTTATTAACATTTATGCCCAAATAAATCGCCATCAAGCCGATGATACTGTGATAGATGGGAGTAAAGAAAGTATAATCACTGCTAATCCCATATAAGCGTTCACCGTAAACAAACTGATTTTCAATGATACCTGCTGCCGTTCTCGCTAAAATCGCTGCTCTCAATCCTGAACTAACTAGCATGACCAACGCAAAGAAGCATTGGATCACAACTAGCCACAGCAACCAACCCAGAACTTGCTCGGCACTCATCTGGAAATATTTTCGCAAAACTTCCAACCATAACACCAGAGCAATAACGTTGATGATAATTGCCGTATTTTGGATAATGCGGGGATCATTGTCAACTAGTAACGCTCTAAACGCAAAATACACCATTGATAATGAAACACCAATCACAAAAATTTTCAGTCGATTCAGCGTCAGTCCGATTTCATAAGGAGAAAGAACCAGTACACAACTCATCATGATTCCAAGCGTCACAATCATTGGAAGATAAGTGTTAGCCCAAAAGTTTGGTTGATAAATTAAATAAAATCCGACCAGAAATAATAGCGGTTTCCAACACTTATTTTTCGCTTGACTACCGACTTCGATCATCGCTCAGAACCTCTTGATAAACTCGCTGGATTTGGTCGACAAACCGGGATTTGTCGTAATAATGTAGATCAGCGTTCGCTAGTCTTAATTTGTTTTCGCAATAGAATTCCGCATCTGAAAAAAGACGGGTTAAGAATTCGATGAGTGCGTCTTCTTGCATATAGATAAAACCATTCACTTTCACGGCAGTCTGCGAGATGCCACCTACAGGAGGTGCAATCGGAATCGCACCTAGCAGCGACGCCTCGACCATCGTCAGGCCAAACCCATCTGATTTTGAAGTCGACAGCACGACCTTGGCAGCCGCCATGTATTGATACGGATTGCTCTGAAAACCTAATAACTTAATTTGTGGCGTCGCCTGGATTAAGTGGCTAATTCGTTCCTTAAGAACGCCATCGCCGATAATGCCAATTGTCAATTCAGGATTGGTCACTAGCAATTGTTGTGCAATTTCCACGAATTTTTCCGGATCTTTCACTTCTGCTAAACGACCAACAAATAATAAATCAAACGTCTGTGCAAGTTTTGGGCCTGCCATCTTGACGATTCGCGCCATATCAATCCCATTTGGAACAATGGTGACATTTGATAATTGATGCTGGTACCGATAGGATTCTTTCGCATAATCCGAAACATAGAGCACTCGCGCACTTTTTCGCCCAACGTACTTGAAAGCAATACTCTTCCAGTTGCGACCCGTTTGCCACCGTGGTGCTTGGTGGATGTGGGTCACGATTGGGATGTGGTGAAACAACAGATTAACCAAGAAGCTGGCTTTGAAATCATGAGCATGAATAATATCAGGATCAATGGCCTTCATGGTCCGCACAAACTCAAAAATTCGCTTTGGATTAAAAGTTCGATAGTCAATTTCTGCATCCGTCAGGCACGCTTGAATCGATCCAGCTGGCGAAAAGTACGTGAAGTCATAAGCCGTTTTTAAATTTTCACTGATATTAATGGCAACTTGTTCAGCACCACCTAGTTTGGAAGAAAATAAGACATGAACTACTTTAGTCATCACAAGGTCCCTTCATTTAAGCCAAGCATTGCAAATAGCAAGCTTGAGTTTGTTCTAGCATCGCCTGTTCAGTATATTGATGCTCGTAAATTCGATACGAATTACGTTTTAGCTGCGCCATTTGATTTGATTGGTAGAGTAAAATGATTTTTTCAGCGATTTGCTTGGGATCATTATCGACTAAAAAGCCATTTTCATGGATTAATTCGTCAATACCACCAACGTGAGAAGCAATTATTGGTAGGCGCTGTGCCAATGCTTCCACTAAACTGATGGGAAGTGCCTCGTAATCTGAGATTAAGACGGCAACATCGGACTGACGATAATATTGCTGAACATTATCCACGACACCCCGAAATTGCACCTTCGAACTCACATTCAAACGCACTGCTAAATTTTTGCATTCTTGAAGCAGCGGCCCGTCGCCCAGTAGGTTACAGACAATTGGGACTTCTTCGGGTAGCTCCGACAACGCCCGAATTAGGATATCTTGTCGCTTGGGCGCATCAAAACGTGCCGCCATGGATAACACAAACGTTTCTCGACGTTCAGGCTTTAGCGGCGTGTCCAACGCCGTAACGCCATTATGAATCACACACCCCGGACGTCTCTTAGTAATCACCCCGTTTTGCACCCCCAGCTCATAATCAAACTGCGAGACGCAGATGTAATAGGTCGTTAAATGGCGCAATAGCTTCTCAATACTTTTCATTAACAGTTGCCGCTTCTTCCCGACCCCCGGTGTGAACCCCCATCCATGGACTGTGAATATGACGTTAAAGCCCGACCCGGCTGTCGCTAACCGCCCAATCATTCCGGCCTTTGAGGAATGTAGATGGACAACATCCGGACGCTTACTTCGCAGTAACGTTCTTAAGGCATGAATGGCACTTAAATCGCGCATGGGCGCAATTTGACGTACTAAGCTGGAAATTGGCACAACGTCCACCGATGGAAAATCGGCACCGATTCTCGTACTTAGCCAACCCGTCTTGCCACAAACTAGGGTGACGGTATTGCCCAGTCGTACCTGCTGTTGGATCAAGCTATATAAATGGGCTTGCGCACCGCCCCAGGTGGCCTGCGTGATGACATAAACAATCTTCATTTATCGTGCACCATCCCCAGTGAAAATCACCTTGACTGTCCCCAGCAACATCCGAATATCAAACCAGACTGAGAAGTGCTCAATATAGTAATTATCCAACTGGCACTTTTCTCCTGGCGTAATGTCATAGCCCCCATTGATTTGGGCATAGCCCGTAATGCCTGGAATAATGCGCAATCGCTTAGGAAAATCAGGATGCTGTTGACTAAATTTTTCCGTTAATACCGGTCGTTCCGGGCGCGGGCCAACTAAGCTCATGTCGCCCTTTAAAACATGCCAAAACTGCGGTAATTCATCAATGCGGGTCTTGCGCATGAAACGGCCAATCGGTGTGATCCGCGGATCGTTTTTCCGGGCCCAGACCGCACCCGTTTTTGCTTCCGCATCAAGATACATCGATCGAAGCTTGATCAGTTCAAAGCTCGTGCCCATCCAGCCGACGCGTTCCTGCTTGTAGAAGATCGGGCCATCCGACGTGAGTTTGATAATAATCGCGAACAATAAAATAATTGGTGCACTCAACACGGTTCCCACTAAGCCAACACTCAAATCAAAACAACGCTTTAACCCTAGTCGCCAGCCCGTTATCGGATCACCAATCTGGGTCATAAATTTGTATTGGAATTCGTCATCCGCAGCTGCCTCATTCACTTCGACTTCATGCATCCGCCCGTTCCCCTTCCCAATATTTAGTCAATCCTTTTCTTAACGGCCACTCAGTCGAATAGTTCAGCCGCGCCAACTTGCCAATGCTTGCCACGGAATGTGCGACTTCTCCACCGCGTTGTTCCGCTTGCTTGATTTCCAATGACTGGCCCGCAATCTCCTGATACATCTTAATAATGCCGTTCAAACTCGTTTCAGAACCGTTGGCGATATTGATGACCTCGTGTTGGACCTGCTTTTCCGTAATTAGCCAAAGTGCCTGGATGACGTCTTGAATATAGACGAAGTCACGGGTCTGGCTACCATCGCCAAATAAGGTAAATGGTCGTTGATATTTCAAGCAATCCGTTAAAATTGATAAGACACCTGAATATGGTGAACTCGGATTTTGGCGTGGCCCATACACGTTGAAGAACCGGACACAGACGGTCGGTAAGTCGTATAACTCACCGTATGCCAGCACAAACCGTTCCGTCGCATATTTATCAATCGCATAAGGTGAAACTGGTGCGACCCGGGAGTCCTCACGCTTAGGTAACTCTGGCAAATTGCCATAGACAGCCGCCGATGAGGTAAACAGAAATTGTTTGATTGGCAATTGAATCTTGCGAATGTATTCTAATAAATTAAATACGGCCGTATGATTGACGGCATGCGTTTCTGCTGGTCGTTCAATTGAATCCGCAACACTTGCGATAGCGGCCAAGAAATAAATGTAATCTGGTCGTTCGTCTGCAAGTAGTTGTTGCATAAATTCATCATTACAAACATCAGCGACATAAATCGTGACGTCCTCCCAATGCTTGATGTTGCTGATGGCTCCCATCGATAAATCATCAACGACCACTACGTCAAAGCCAGCTTCTACCAAATGATCGACCAAGTGCGACCCAATGAAGCCCGCGCCCCCCGTTACTAATGCTTTCATGATTAATTACCCCTCTCAAAATAGCCAAAATTTTCGTTGTCGACGCGGCTGCACGATTGCAGTCGCCATGACTTTTTCCCCGTTCAATAAGTGCCGTGCGTTTGCTTCAAACCGTTCTACATAACTTTCATCCAAATGTGCGAGTGCTTGATAGCCCGCTCGCAATCTGAAGCTTCGCTGAGGCATCAGATGCGCATCCGACGCAATCACTTGCACCAACCCACATTTAATTAATTCCAGCGTTGTACATTTAACCTGATAACCGAAATCCCCTACTAAACTCCCCGCCGTTGCTTGTGCTAAACACCCCTGCTGTACTAAGTCATAAAGTCGCTCAGGGTGCGCAATCATTTCCGTATTGCGTTCCGGATGTGCGATTATCGGAACCGTCCCTCGTTGCAATAATTCGAACACGACTTGGGACAAATAATTGGGAACGTGCTCATGTGGCAGTTCCAACAACACATAACGCTGACCCGCATCAATCCCCAACAGCTGCTGCGGACTGGTCACTAAATCATCACTCAGATGAATCTCTTGACCGGCAAACACCGTTAACGGCACTTGTTGTCGCTCGAGTTCAGCTTGCAAAGTTGCAACTGCGGCAGTGACCACCGGACCTGGATTCTGATAATGCCGATCCAAATGGTGCGGCGTAGCAAGCACGTAACGAATACCATCGGCCACCGCCTGACGCGCCATCGTGACCGATTGCGCCAATGTCTGTGGCCCGTCATCCAGCCCCGGCAACAAATGGCAATGCAGATCAACGTAATCAGTTCGCATCGTTGCCATAATAGCCATACCCATATCCGTGAGTTTTGACGTCGACGTCATTTAACACCGCCCCTAACAGTTGTGTATGAGCTTTCTTCAATGCCCCGACCGCTTGACGGACTGCCGTCTTTTCCACCCCGTTTTGGCGAACGACTAGCATCGTGCCGTCGACCTGCCCAGCTAGAATCCGAGCATCTGTCACAGGCAGTACCGGTGGTGCATCCACGATCACCAGGTCTAACTTACGAGTCGCGACTGTCAAAAACTCAGTCATCTTGTCACTCGCTAGTAATTCAGCCGGATTAGGCGGTTTGGGGCCACTAGGCATCACGAACAAATGCGCTAGTACGGGATGAATGGCATCATTGACATCCTCAAGTTGTCCACTCAACCATGAACTTAGCCCGCGTTGATTTGGCACTCCAAAGGTCTGATGGACGGTCGGTCGCCGCAAATCCGCATCAACCAATAAGACCTGTAACCCTTTTTTGGCATATTCGATCGCCAAGTTACCGGCCACCGTAGACTTGCCTTCCCCCTGAATGGCTGATGTAACCATCAACGTTTTCAATGGCTTTCCAACCATCGCGTAATTCAAATTGGTCCGAATCGTTTTAATCTGTTCCGTCACCACTGACATCGGTGCCGTGATCGTCGTCAATTGCACCCCCGACGTTTCAGCGGTTGTTTTTCGCTTTAATCGCTTTAATCCCATCTTAGTCCCCCTAACTAAACGCGTTTGATGGCAGGTTTGGCCGCAGTCTGTGGTCGCTGCTTGGCGGCTAAGTTATCTGTCTTCGTGGCCACTACCGGCTGATGATTGACTAATCCTAAACTCGTGAGTTGTAAGTCATCAGTTAAAAATTCCAAGGTCTGTACCCGTCGATTCGTCAGGATTCGAACACTGGCATAGACCAGGCCCAGCAGCAGTCCCATCACCAATCCCAGCAGAATATTGATCATTTTCTTCGGTGAAACCGGTGCATCAGGCGTCTCAGCCGGCGCAACGATCGTCACATTATTCACCTTGATAATCTGTTTGACCTGCGATTTAAACGTCGTGGCAATTTGATTGGCAATTACCGCACTGGCCGACGCGTTATGATCACGGACGACGATTGAAAACACCTGTGAATTAGCCGTACTCGTGACACTCACCGCTTGCTTAAGCGTATTGACTGACCGGCGCAGTCCATGCTCATCCATTAAATCTTGACGAGCCGGCTTTAAGACGACCGAATTAGTGATCAACTCTTTATAGGTGGTGATCATCTGCACATCGGCTTGTTGGCCCGTTAAATCAGTTCCCGCACTGCTGTGTTTGCGATTGACCAGAATTTGGACATTCGCTTGATACTGCGGTTTTACGACCCACAGCGTTACGACAGTCGCAATCAGGCCGCCCAGCAATGTCAAACTCAACAAAACTTTCCAATAGTGCCGGACAAGTTTGACCATAAAATCAAACGTTATTATTTGCTCCATTTAACACGCTCCAATATCTCTTGATTGACTTTTACTTTAGGAATGTCATTCATTGTAGAAAACTAATTGCAAACAACGCAATAGTTTTCAACTTTTTTCATTAAAATCATATAAATGCAAGCGAATATTCGAAAATCGCCAGTTTTAAATTGACATATTAGTCAATAGTGTTATATTTATTGATAGTTACTACTCAAAATAATATAAAACGTATAATAATTTTACTTTTCTCCTGCTAGTATTCACTTACAAACATTTCGATTAAATATCAGCCAATGTCCCTAACCAATTCATTTTGCAACTAATTAAGCTATGGACTAATGCATCATGCACAGGTCCTTTACAAACACCAAAAAAGGACCACCGAGTCAGTCCAAAAACTGATTGGTGGTCCCTTTTAGCGCCTAAGTGGCTCCTTTTTGATAATGTTTTGGTGTCACGCCGCCACCGGCCAATGAAAACTTGACCGTCTGTGCGACATTTTTGGCAATGCCTAACGCTTGAATATCCTCAACGGAGGCAGCCGCAATCTTGCTCATTGAGCCAAACTTCCGCAATAGCTTATTGCGTGTCTTGGGCCCAACGCCCGGAATTTCGTCCAGCCGTGAACTCAACGAATGCTTGGTGTGGACCTGCCGATGGAACGTAATGGCAAAACGGTGCACCTCATCTTGGATGCGTTGTAACAAATAAAAGCCTTGGCTCTTCGGATCAAGATGTAAATGTTGATCCCCAGCTGACGCTAACAAGTCCGCCGTCTTATGATGTTCGTTCTTGACCATCGCAGCAACGGGCGTATCCAGGCCTAACTCGTTTTCTAAGACGTCCTTAGCCGCTTCCAGCTGAATCTCACCGCCATCCATTAAAATCAAATCAGGCAGTGCTGCATGCTCTTTTAGCAGCCGAGTATAACGCCGCCGAATCACTTCACGAGTTGACGCCGCTTCATCAGCATGGTCGACCGTCCGCAATTTGTATTTTCGATACAACTTTTTATTAGGCTGACCATCCGTAAAGACGACCATCGCTGAGACCAAATCAGCCCCCTGGATATGCGAGTGGTCAAACGCTTCAATCTTATGACCGGCTGGGATTCCTAGCGCGTCTGTGATTTCTTTCATCGCACCGGTGGTCTTGCGTTCATCCAACTCCAACAAGCGGAACTTCTCTTCTAAGACGATGCGCGCGTTTTTGTGCGCCATATCTAACAAATCTTTTTTCTGGCCTCGTTGCGGCGTGCGCACGGGAATCCCTAAGATATCACTCAACACTTGTTTGTCCAACCCACTCGGCACTAGGACTTCGCGTGGCAGCACATTATTCTTGCGATTATAAAATTGCAAAATAAAACTGGTCATTTCCTCGGGTGCCGTCGACACCACAGGGAATAGCCGCTTCTCACGTTTCATCAGGCGTGCTTGCCGAATAAAGAAGACTTGAATCGAGAGCCAACCTTTGT encodes:
- a CDS encoding glycosyltransferase codes for the protein MEISVVMSVYNERPEQVQQAISSILRQTYLPTEFIIVLDDPNQSDLKALLQDYDHQTDIIKLVLNRENIGLAASLNKAIELASNELIARMDADDISEPRRLELELDELKRRHLDLVSGNIAYMDENGIVTGGKSIIPEDERLIAKLLPYGSTIIHPTVLMRKSAIEQVGGYRLLPTAEDYDLWLRMLASGLKIGSINAQVLKYRLRDNSMTSNAWKTYIVSRYIQKLYAQRKRIGHDTFKSDDYDLFAKINDEPMRQKFNRGQYHFELAMYALRNKKIAHACYRIIKAMFTTKNNFQFVINYLSFRVIWFASERVR
- a CDS encoding glycosyltransferase, whose protein sequence is MTKVVHVLFSSKLGGAEQVAINISENLKTAYDFTYFSPAGSIQACLTDAEIDYRTFNPKRIFEFVRTMKAIDPDIIHAHDFKASFLVNLLFHHIPIVTHIHQAPRWQTGRNWKSIAFKYVGRKSARVLYVSDYAKESYRYQHQLSNVTIVPNGIDMARIVKMAGPKLAQTFDLLFVGRLAEVKDPEKFVEIAQQLLVTNPELTIGIIGDGVLKERISHLIQATPQIKLLGFQSNPYQYMAAAKVVLSTSKSDGFGLTMVEASLLGAIPIAPPVGGISQTAVKVNGFIYMQEDALIEFLTRLFSDAEFYCENKLRLANADLHYYDKSRFVDQIQRVYQEVLSDDRSR
- a CDS encoding glycosyltransferase family 4 protein, whose amino-acid sequence is MKIVYVITQATWGGAQAHLYSLIQQQVRLGNTVTLVCGKTGWLSTRIGADFPSVDVVPISSLVRQIAPMRDLSAIHALRTLLRSKRPDVVHLHSSKAGMIGRLATAGSGFNVIFTVHGWGFTPGVGKKRQLLMKSIEKLLRHLTTYYICVSQFDYELGVQNGVITKRRPGCVIHNGVTALDTPLKPERRETFVLSMAARFDAPKRQDILIRALSELPEEVPIVCNLLGDGPLLQECKNLAVRLNVSSKVQFRGVVDNVQQYYRQSDVAVLISDYEALPISLVEALAQRLPIIASHVGGIDELIHENGFLVDNDPKQIAEKIILLYQSNQMAQLKRNSYRIYEHQYTEQAMLEQTQACYLQCLA
- a CDS encoding sugar transferase, with the protein product MHEVEVNEAAADDEFQYKFMTQIGDPITGWRLGLKRCFDLSVGLVGTVLSAPIILLFAIIIKLTSDGPIFYKQERVGWMGTSFELIKLRSMYLDAEAKTGAVWARKNDPRITPIGRFMRKTRIDELPQFWHVLKGDMSLVGPRPERPVLTEKFSQQHPDFPKRLRIIPGITGYAQINGGYDITPGEKCQLDNYYIEHFSVWFDIRMLLGTVKVIFTGDGAR
- a CDS encoding NAD-dependent epimerase/dehydratase family protein; protein product: MKALVTGGAGFIGSHLVDHLVEAGFDVVVVDDLSMGAISNIKHWEDVTIYVADVCNDEFMQQLLADERPDYIYFLAAIASVADSIERPAETHAVNHTAVFNLLEYIRKIQLPIKQFLFTSSAAVYGNLPELPKREDSRVAPVSPYAIDKYATERFVLAYGELYDLPTVCVRFFNVYGPRQNPSSPYSGVLSILTDCLKYQRPFTLFGDGSQTRDFVYIQDVIQALWLITEKQVQHEVINIANGSETSLNGIIKMYQEIAGQSLEIKQAEQRGGEVAHSVASIGKLARLNYSTEWPLRKGLTKYWEGERADA
- a CDS encoding tyrosine-protein phosphatase, encoding MAIMATMRTDYVDLHCHLLPGLDDGPQTLAQSVTMARQAVADGIRYVLATPHHLDRHYQNPGPVVTAAVATLQAELERQQVPLTVFAGQEIHLSDDLVTSPQQLLGIDAGQRYVLLELPHEHVPNYLSQVVFELLQRGTVPIIAHPERNTEMIAHPERLYDLVQQGCLAQATAGSLVGDFGYQVKCTTLELIKCGLVQVIASDAHLMPQRSFRLRAGYQALAHLDESYVERFEANARHLLNGEKVMATAIVQPRRQRKFWLF
- a CDS encoding CpsD/CapB family tyrosine-protein kinase; the encoded protein is MGLKRLKRKTTAETSGVQLTTITAPMSVVTEQIKTIRTNLNYAMVGKPLKTLMVTSAIQGEGKSTVAGNLAIEYAKKGLQVLLVDADLRRPTVHQTFGVPNQRGLSSWLSGQLEDVNDAIHPVLAHLFVMPSGPKPPNPAELLASDKMTEFLTVATRKLDLVIVDAPPVLPVTDARILAGQVDGTMLVVRQNGVEKTAVRQAVGALKKAHTQLLGAVLNDVDVKTHGYGYGYYGNDAN
- a CDS encoding YveK family protein, translating into MEQIITFDFMVKLVRHYWKVLLSLTLLGGLIATVVTLWVVKPQYQANVQILVNRKHSSAGTDLTGQQADVQMITTYKELITNSVVLKPARQDLMDEHGLRRSVNTLKQAVSVTSTANSQVFSIVVRDHNASASAVIANQIATTFKSQVKQIIKVNNVTIVAPAETPDAPVSPKKMINILLGLVMGLLLGLVYASVRILTNRRVQTLEFLTDDLQLTSLGLVNHQPVVATKTDNLAAKQRPQTAAKPAIKRV
- the uvrC gene encoding excinuclease ABC subunit UvrC; this encodes MASAHIEHKLALLPDLPGCYLMKNLNSQIIYVGKAKNLKNRVRSYFKSSHTGKTARLVSEIADFEFIVTSTDKEAFLLEITLIQKHQPYFNIKLKKGTGYPYIKITNERDPQILIVSDVRKDGGYYFGPYPNVYAAQETVNFIQKVYPLRRCHGFQNRPCLYYHMGQCLGACFKTVPTSEYDAQIKRIKSFLNGHVETVKKQLTKRMTKASAELEFERAAELRDQLNYIEMTVEKQKIISNDNTPRDLFNFYLDKGWLSIQVFFIRQARLMKREKRLFPVVSTAPEEMTSFILQFYNRKNNVLPREVLVPSGLDKQVLSDILGIPVRTPQRGQKKDLLDMAHKNARIVLEEKFRLLELDERKTTGAMKEITDALGIPAGHKIEAFDHSHIQGADLVSAMVVFTDGQPNKKLYRKYKLRTVDHADEAASTREVIRRRYTRLLKEHAALPDLILMDGGEIQLEAAKDVLENELGLDTPVAAMVKNEHHKTADLLASAGDQHLHLDPKSQGFYLLQRIQDEVHRFAITFHRQVHTKHSLSSRLDEIPGVGPKTRNKLLRKFGSMSKIAAASVEDIQALGIAKNVAQTVKFSLAGGGVTPKHYQKGAT